The following is a genomic window from Triplophysa rosa linkage group LG11, Trosa_1v2, whole genome shotgun sequence.
TCCATTGTAAAGCTATGTTGCACTCAATAACCAAAACACGTTATTTCAGAATAAAGCCGTCGGCTTTTGACTGATTTATTGACTGACTTACCTCATTGTTGATGCTCTCATTATCTTCAATATATTTGCTAAAGTCAACGAATGGGGCCCACATGTAATTTTGACTATAAAGGCTGCTGCTAGTTTGCTCTTCATCTTTATGCTTGGTTATAGCAACTTTATACctacaaaagaaaaagagaataaAGAAAAACCTTATTTAACTTCAACTTATATAAAGCAACACAAACAGCATTTCTACTAAATGTACATGTCTCTAGATATTGTGTTTGGGTATCGGCCTTACCGAGCCCATGACATGGACTTTTCCTCAGGCTCAGACTCAGGAAGGTGATCGCCAGCAAAGCTAAAAACCTGAAGCCTGTAAGAACGCTGGTGACCCCAACGGTTGGTGCGGTTACTGGCTATATGAAGATAACGGGGTGTTTTAGTGTTATACTTCATTGCCGCCTCTTTCTCGGTCATGATTTGGTGCTCCACCAGTTGTGGTATTTTTGCTTTATGCGAGGGCATCCATGGCAATGCCACCTCCTTGAACACCATGTCTTTAGTCTGAAACACGTTCTTCACACctttaatgaaaagaaaatgttactGTTGTATCTTATGGCCTCATATTAATTTACCACCAATACATATATGTGATCTCAGTTGATTGTGAGAGTTTTGCCAATGATGAAGCATTATTGATAATGTCTTAATAAGGATTATAATAACGTAAGTGACATTTCAGAAGTAAAAATACTTTGCTTATTGAACTTGACTATGAATAATCTACAATCAtacgaataaataaatgtttgagacTGTGAATGTCATCCTCACGGGATGCATTCTACTTTTAGCTCTTCTTATCGGACAGATggctaaaattaaaataagcaTCATAATTTATGCCATTTAAAATATGCGGATTAGACACACAAAAGTACCAATTAAGCCTATGACaacttattttctttattgtcatttttgaaGGCCTGTTTTGTGGCAAACATAAATTATTGTGACTTTAATGTGTTCTGTATCTTACCCAAGATATCCAGATCGACTTTGAAGTTGATAAAATGTGTATGGATATTTCCAAGGACATTTTCTGCAACTTGGTGACCGTACTCCAGACTTCCATCTATCTTATAGGAGGATGATATATAACCAGTGGCATGAACTCTTGCCTCCACGGAGCCGCTCTGATAGAAAATAAAGTCCCATATGTAATCGTAGTTACCTATAGCAGTGATAGTGCGAAATATTAACGCACTGTTTGCCATACCGCCGAAACcattatgaaaaaaatctgaaaaatgtcGCCTCAGAGGTCGGCCCATATCATGCTCAAAAACGCAGATGGAGTTCCTGGAGCGCAGCGTGACATTTCTATCAATATAACGGTACGTGTCTACATATGTGGCATGGTGAGGACAGTCAATCCCTCGCACCAGCTCGTGCGCAAAGCGACCGATTCCAATACTTGAGTCGAGAAACTTTGTGAGCATCATTCCAGGAGTGAGCGAGCCGTAGACAGACATTGCCTCCTGCACGCTCAGCTCGTAAGCGACCCTCTCTCCTTTAAAGCGAATATCAAAAACTCTCATACCGGTCAGGGAGCTCAAACCAAACGCAAAGCTCCACTTTAGATAAACCACTTCGTTGTTTCTAACGCTGAAACGTTTACCTTGAAGATAATATTGCTGTGGTCCTAAACCAGAGGGTTTATTTCTCGGTTTCAGTGATGCGAAGTTCGGGATTTCTTTGAATACAATTTTTTTCACAGAACCAGCTTCGTATTTTTTTTTGAAGTCGTCAATGGAGTCAAAGTATTGTCCATTGTATAGCACCCTGTCAACTGTCCAGTCTGAAGAGTTGCTGCTTTGGTGGTGGATCAGGATTTCAAAGCCCACGGGATGGATGTACATGCCACTGTAGTCACGGAAGAAAGATATCCAGGTTTTGCGGTCACCAGCCTGTACACCTCTAGGCATGCCCTCATACGGAAGCAAATTCCTCTTTTTTGGGATATATCCAAAACTTTCACGCAGtggtttttcaatgtttttaaaaacttgaTTCATTAATGTGAAGAGTTGCACATACTCCCCGGTTGTTACTGGACGGGCTGTAAAGGGTAACGTTGCAGCTTTGTATTTCTCCTGGGTAACATCACGATGCTGTAGGGGACCAGGGAAAAGTCCCACCACGTACTCCTTCAAGTATCCTTGCGCGCCATAGAACACCACGACAGAAGCGTCCCGGGGCGGCTTCGCCCCTCTGGCATCCAGGTAGCGCAGCGCATCTGCCTTCTTCGGGAGCAAAAGGTCAATCAAAAAGATGAAATTCTCCGAGGGTTTTGCTGTGGCCGCATGGGAAATTCGCAGGTCTTTCTGAGCCCACATGTAATCGCGCACAGTCTTGTACTCCTCTGGAGATAGGTCGGCAAAAATCAGACTTTTATCCGAGTGTTTTACTTTCAGAGATTCTTGAGGTTGGGACAGGCATTTTGGAAGCCTATTCGAATTTATGCATATCAAGACGATGTTGATTATAACTGAGATCAGTCCCAGAAGTATCAACAAGTATTTTAATACAGAATTCATTATGTAAGCGACCACGCCTCTGATAATGAAGACAGCGGTCGAGAGTGAGACTGCAATAGATGAAGGAAACCACAGACTGCTAGATTACTATTTAGCCACGCCCACCTGGGTTGATCCCCTAAAACCCACAAACGACCCCAAATCCTACAGGGTTTTCATGTCTATTCGTTTTATATGACGTTTTTTTATCATGCATGTAGTATCTATAAATGTACAGAAAGCTGCCGTATGCTTAAACTTATCATTCATGTTTTAGCAACGCAATAGCATTTCTTTCCGAAAGAATTTAAGTCCAATTGTTAAACAGACAAAAAATTTAGTAAGAAATTTTAATACTTACGCTCAGCATTTCTGCAAACCGTTGCACAATTCCCTCATGCTCTCATCCAAATGTTTTGTGAAGAAGCACAAACACAACCGTTCTCAAGTTTGTTTGGATGCTGCATTTGTGTTTCAGGAAAATAATTGAACGGGCATCTTTTTGTTCTGCAGGGCTTTAGCAAGTTGAGAGATGTCACAGGTACAGATGGGCACCACAattactaattattattattatattttctttttaagatAAGGGGCCAAGAgcaatataaattctcagaatTCATAGCTACAGCCTGGATCATTACGAACACATTTAAATTGATAGAAAATAGGAAACAGGAAAAGCCTTCTACAAAATACAATGTAGAATTCCAAAATCTGAACATTGCTAATCCCCGAATGATAGTTATTTTACAATACGAATACACAAAAAATCCACATGATCAATGTGTTTAAGTTTTttgcttttaacttttttagaattttagatttttaaaatgcTCTAACTAATGGGCATATGACTGCAATAACGGTCTTTCATTACTTCCAGAGACAACTGGAATTCAACAATGTTCCTTGAATAGTGGCATCACTGACCTAAACATTCCATACTATAATTATCAGCAGAAAATGGTTGTTCTTTGTGAATCTGTTTTATGTTTGCAGATTAAATTACTTCCGACTGGCCCACTTGGTTTTTCCCTGCCTTCAGGCCGAGATAGGCTGGAACAGACTCCAGCAATCTCCACGACCCCTACATAGGTTAAGTGGCATAGAGAATGGATAGATTAAATTACTTTAGACTTTAAGGCCCCAGGACTTTCTCCAACAATTTTTAACGGCAATTTGACATAAAAACTGTGCTTCGGTTTTGTGTGCTAATAGCCAAGTGACCTCATAGTGACTTCAGTGGTTCT
Proteins encoded in this region:
- the aoc2 gene encoding retina-specific copper amine oxidase, producing MNSVLKYLLILLGLISVIINIVLICINSNRLPKCLSQPQESLKVKHSDKSLIFADLSPEEYKTVRDYMWAQKDLRISHAATAKPSENFIFLIDLLLPKKADALRYLDARGAKPPRDASVVVFYGAQGYLKEYVVGLFPGPLQHRDVTQEKYKAATLPFTARPVTTGEYVQLFTLMNQVFKNIEKPLRESFGYIPKKRNLLPYEGMPRGVQAGDRKTWISFFRDYSGMYIHPVGFEILIHHQSSNSSDWTVDRVLYNGQYFDSIDDFKKKYEAGSVKKIVFKEIPNFASLKPRNKPSGLGPQQYYLQGKRFSVRNNEVVYLKWSFAFGLSSLTGMRVFDIRFKGERVAYELSVQEAMSVYGSLTPGMMLTKFLDSSIGIGRFAHELVRGIDCPHHATYVDTYRYIDRNVTLRSRNSICVFEHDMGRPLRRHFSDFFHNGFGGMANSALIFRTITAIGNYDYIWDFIFYQSGSVEARVHATGYISSSYKIDGSLEYGHQVAENVLGNIHTHFINFKVDLDILGVKNVFQTKDMVFKEVALPWMPSHKAKIPQLVEHQIMTEKEAAMKYNTKTPRYLHIASNRTNRWGHQRSYRLQVFSFAGDHLPESEPEEKSMSWARYKVAITKHKDEEQTSSSLYSQNYMWAPFVDFSKYIEDNESINNEDLVAWVTVGFLHIPHAEDIPNTVTVGNGGGVILRPHNYFDEDPSINSPDGIYFSPGSESDCEYNKMACMEKEMCSSALEPFTYHGFEGVMNFE